Sequence from the Kineosporia succinea genome:
TTCATCCCGCTGGCGCGCAAGGGTGGGCTCGACAAGGTCGTGGCGCAGGTGGGTGCCTGCCAGCGCACCGACTGCTCGTTCAACAGCAACCTCGAGTGCTCGGCCTCCGGTGTGCGCATCGGCGCCGGCCAGGGCAGTGCCAGCGCCAACTGCCTCACCTATCAGCCTGCCTGACGTCATCTGACGCCACTGCCCGCACCCTCGTGCGGGCACTCGTGGGGTGATCCGTGGCCGCCTTCCGGGCGCACGGGTCGCCCCACTTCTCGTTTTGCCTGTTCACAGCCCTTCTTCGCGAGGTGACGTCAAAGCGCTGGACTTTGACGTCATAGTGGCGTCATCATGATGCCCATGGACGTCACCGCGTATACCGCCCGCCTGCACCGGGATCTCTACGCCGCCGGTCAGGTGGGGGGCGACGAATCTCTGGTCGTGGCCGAGCACATGGCGAACGCGCTCGACTCCTCGATCCGGCTGGTGCTGCTCGACGCGCTGGTCGAGGCCGCCGGCGAGATCAGCGAGGGGCTGGCGCCCGGCTCGGTCGAGGTGCGTCTGCTCGGCCGTGAGGTGCAGTTCGCCGTATCCGCCCCGGTGTCCGAACCGGCAGCCCCGGCTGCTGTCGTGCAGCCCCCGGTCGCCGCCGACGATCCCGAAGATGACGGCGCCACCGCACGTCTCAGCCTGCGCCTGCCCGAGCGGCTCAAGTCCCGCGTCGAAGAGGCGGCCTCCGCGGCCGGGCTCTCGGTGAACGCCTGGCTGGTGCGCTCGGTCGGCGCGCTGGTCGAGAACCCCACTCCGGGAGCTCGTCCGGCCGCCGGCGCTCGTCAGCCCGAGTCCGCTTCCCCGCCCCTGCCGCCGACCTGGAGCGGCACGGGCATGGGGCAGCGGCGCAGCGGGTGGGTCCGCTGAACCCCGCGCCCGCGGTTCGCTGACCGGCGAACCGCGGCCCGCGTCCTCAATTTCTGTGTGCACCGCCCTTCCTAGGAGCTGTCATGCCCGAATTCAGCACGCCCGAGCCCATTTCGGTCCTCGTCGACGTGGGTGGCGCCTCGCTCACCGTGAACGCCGTGGCGGGTGGCCGTCAGACCACGGTCGAGGTCAGGCCGCACAACACCGACCGAGCCGTCGACGTGGAGCACGCCCGGCGCACCACCGTCGAGCTGGCCGGGGGAAGGCTCACCGTCCGGGCGCCGCGCAGTGCGAAGGCACGGCTCAAGACGCTTTTCGGCTCGTCCGAGCGGGTCGACATCACGATCAGCCTGCCGGCGCACTCCACGCTGGAGATGCGGGGCTGGGGCGACGTGCGCTCGTCCGGCGAGCTCGGTGACGTCGAGATCGACACCGGTATGGGCGACGTCCACCTGGAGTCCGTCGGCCGGGCGCGGGTCAAGACCGCGATGGGCGACGTGCACGCCGAAACCGTCGCCGGGCCGGCCGATCTTCGCACCTCGGCCGGATCGGTCTGGGTCGGCCGGGCGCGGGGCGAGGTCAGCGCCAAGACCTCCGCCGGTGACGTGCGGGTCGAGGAGAGCCTCGGCGAGGTGCGCATGACGACCTCGGCCGGTGACCTGCGGGTGCAGCGGGCCCTGGCCGGGGTCGAGGCCAAGACCTCCGCCGGGGACATCCGCCTGGGCTCGGTCTGCACCGGGTCGGTCAGCGCCACCACGTCGTACGGCAACCTCGAGATCGGCATCGCCCCCGGCACCGCCGCCTGGCTCGACCTGAACGCCCGGCACGGCGCTGTGCGCAGCGGCCTCGAAGACGCTGACGGCCCGGGTGATTCCGAGCTGACCGTCGAGATCCACGCCACCACCGGCTACGGCGACATCGTGCTGCGCCGGGCCTGAACCTCCGTCTCGAAGAACGAAGGAGCGCTCCATGGCAACGCCGCCCGTTCCGCCCGTTCCACCCGAGCTCGCCATCGACGTCCGGGGTCTGCGCAAGAGCTTCGGCGACCACACCGTGCTCGACGGCATCGACCTGGCCGTGCCCCGCGGCACCGTGTTCGCCCTGCTGGGGCCCAACGGTGCCGGAAAGACCACCACCGTCAACATTCTCGCCACGCTGCTGGCGCCCGACGCCGGGTCGGTGCGCATCGCCGGGCACGACCTGGCCACCGCGCCGGGCCGGGTGCGCACCTCGATCGGCGTCACCGGGCAGTTCGCCGCGATCGACGACCTGCTCACCGGCCTCGAGAACCTCATGCTCATGGGGCGGCTGCACCATCTCGGCAAGCACGAGAACCGGGAGCGGGCGCAGTCCCTGCTCGGCCGATTCGGGCTCACCGACGTCGGTCACCGGCTCCCCAGCACCTACTCCGGGGGCATGCGGCGCCGGCTCGACCTGGCGATGGGCCTGATGGGCCGGCCACAGGTGGTGTTCCTCGACGAGCCCACCACCGGCCTCGACCCCCGCAGCCGCCGCGAGATGTGGGATGTGGTGCGCGCCCTGGTCGCCGACGGCGTCACCGTCCTGCTCACCACCCAGTACCTCGAGGAGGCCGATCAGCTGGCCGACCGCATCGCGCTGCTCGACGGCGGGCGCATCGTGGCGCAGGGCACCGAGTCCGAGCTGAAACGCCTGATCCCGGGCGGGCACATCACCCTGCGGTTCGCCGACGCGGCGTCGCTGCACCGGGCCGGGCAGGTGCTCGGAACCGAGGGTGCCCACCCCGAAGACCTGAGCCTCGACGTGGTGGGGCGGGCCGACGTCCCCAATCTGCGGTTGCTGCTCAACCGTCTCGACGCGGAGCAGATCCCGGTCGACGACATCGTGCTGCACAACCCCGATCTGGACGACGTGTTCCTCGCCCTCACCGCCAAGGAGGCAGTTCGATGAGCACGACCTTCCCGATCGCCGAAACCGACGGACCGCAGCCCTTCTCCGACTCGATGGCGATGTTCTCCCGGCAGACCCGGCGGCTGAGGCGCTATCCGGAGCTGACGGTCGTGGTGCTGGCGATCCCGATCATCTTCCTGCTGCTGTTCGTGTTCGTCTTCGGGGGCACGCTCGGGGCCGGGCTGAACGGCGGGGCCGGTGGCGGGGGCGATCGGGGCGACTACGTGAACTACGTGATGCCGGCGATCCTGCTCATGACCATCAGCTCGATCGCGGCGGGCACCTCCACCAGCGTCTGCCAGGACATGACGACCGGCATCATCGCCCGGTTCCGCACGATGTCGATCTCGCCCGGGTCGGTTCTCACCGGGCACGCGCTGGCCGCCGTTCTGCAGAGCCTGATCTCGCTCGTCATCGTGGTCGCGGTGGGGGTGCTCGTGGGTTTCCGGCCGGAGGTCGACCTGCGCGGCTGGCTCGGCGCGGCGGCCCTGCTCGCCGGGATGTCGCTGGCGATCGCCTGGTTGTCGGTGGCGTGTGGCCTGATCGCCCGCTCCGTCGAGACGGCCAGCAACTTCTCCCTGCCGCTGGTCGTGCTGCCGTTCCTGGGCAGCGGGTTCGTCCCCACCGACTCGATGCCGTCCGGTCTGGCCTGGTTCGCCGAATACCAGCCGTTCACGCCGGTCATGGACGTGCTGCGCGGTCTGCTGCTGGGCACTCCCCTGGAGACGGGTGCGGTCGGGCTGGCGATCGGCTGGTGCGTGGGGCTCACCGGCCTCGGCCACATCTGGTCGCGGCGTGTCTACGCCCGGCCGAGAAAGATCTGACGCATCCTTAGAATCCAGTTCGAGATCGGCGGTCCGGCCGACGACAAGGCCTGAACCGGCGGTTGTGCGGGCGCCGACCGGCCGATGACCTCCCCGGGACGTTCGGTCGACCCTGGTCTCTCCGCCCTCACCGGCAACGTTCCGTAAACCGCACGACCCCGTGTCCCCGTGCCTGGCCGCATCGGCCGGGCGCCCGGGATGCGGGGATCCGTGCGTTTTGCCGACGCGGTATCTGCGGTCTCGCCGGATTTGTCGACGAGTGGAAATCGTTGTGCTCGAACGGCTTCCCGGCGGCTTTGGCAGTGGGGGAGATGGGCCTGAAGCGACCTGTGGGGCAGCTACGGAACGCTCCCGCAATGCTCCACCTGGGTGCGCTGACAAGGCGAAACCGACTACTCTCCACACTCGGAAGAACACGATCCGTATTGAGGTCGGATCGAGGGATGCGGGAAGGGAGGGGGCATGACGCTCCTGCACGGCGGCGGTGCCAAGGGCACCGGGAGGCGGCGCGGCACCAAGCAGCGCACGCCCGACGCCGATCCTGGACCCGTCCTGCGTTCTCTCCTTCCCCGGGACGCCGAGCCGGACGACGAGCCGGGACCGGCCCGTCCGGTGGATCCGCGGGCCGAGCTGGCCGGCGATCCGGGTCTGGCTGCGCGGGCCGGTGGCTTCGCCGATCCCGCGGAACGACGTGACAGTGCCGAGCGACGCGCCGGTGACGGGTATGCGATCCCGTCGGCCTCGTCCGGAGCGGCGGATCTTCCGGGCCGTTCCACCGATTCGGCCGGCTCGGGTGCGCCTGTCGCCCCGGGGGCCGGTGAGCCGGGTCCGGGTGACCTGACCTGGGCGGAGATGGTGAGTGGACGACCGTCGGCGCAGGGTTCGTCCCGGCCGGCGCCGCGGCTGGAGATGGGCCGCAAGTATCGCCAGCAGTGGGGGCGCACCGGTCAGGGAGAGCTCACCACGGCGTCCACCGACCTCTCGGGCGAATCCGCGGGGCGGAGTGCGGACTTCGTCGCGGGTGCTGACAACATTCCGGACTCGGGCGCGATGGTGCCCGCTGTTTCCGAGGCGCCGGGTGGGACTGCGGGGCGGGTGACGAACGAGGCGGCCGGTCGGTCTGTGTCTGCCCCTGCGGGTCAGGACCTCAACGGTTTTGCCG
This genomic interval carries:
- a CDS encoding DUF1540 domain-containing protein gives rise to the protein MTTMPAVSECSVDGCGYNHDGCHAFAITVSGTNGSADCGTFIPLARKGGLDKVVAQVGACQRTDCSFNSNLECSASGVRIGAGQGSASANCLTYQPA
- a CDS encoding DUF4097 family beta strand repeat-containing protein yields the protein MPEFSTPEPISVLVDVGGASLTVNAVAGGRQTTVEVRPHNTDRAVDVEHARRTTVELAGGRLTVRAPRSAKARLKTLFGSSERVDITISLPAHSTLEMRGWGDVRSSGELGDVEIDTGMGDVHLESVGRARVKTAMGDVHAETVAGPADLRTSAGSVWVGRARGEVSAKTSAGDVRVEESLGEVRMTTSAGDLRVQRALAGVEAKTSAGDIRLGSVCTGSVSATTSYGNLEIGIAPGTAAWLDLNARHGAVRSGLEDADGPGDSELTVEIHATTGYGDIVLRRA
- a CDS encoding ABC transporter ATP-binding protein — protein: MATPPVPPVPPELAIDVRGLRKSFGDHTVLDGIDLAVPRGTVFALLGPNGAGKTTTVNILATLLAPDAGSVRIAGHDLATAPGRVRTSIGVTGQFAAIDDLLTGLENLMLMGRLHHLGKHENRERAQSLLGRFGLTDVGHRLPSTYSGGMRRRLDLAMGLMGRPQVVFLDEPTTGLDPRSRREMWDVVRALVADGVTVLLTTQYLEEADQLADRIALLDGGRIVAQGTESELKRLIPGGHITLRFADAASLHRAGQVLGTEGAHPEDLSLDVVGRADVPNLRLLLNRLDAEQIPVDDIVLHNPDLDDVFLALTAKEAVR
- a CDS encoding ABC transporter permease, translating into MSTTFPIAETDGPQPFSDSMAMFSRQTRRLRRYPELTVVVLAIPIIFLLLFVFVFGGTLGAGLNGGAGGGGDRGDYVNYVMPAILLMTISSIAAGTSTSVCQDMTTGIIARFRTMSISPGSVLTGHALAAVLQSLISLVIVVAVGVLVGFRPEVDLRGWLGAAALLAGMSLAIAWLSVACGLIARSVETASNFSLPLVVLPFLGSGFVPTDSMPSGLAWFAEYQPFTPVMDVLRGLLLGTPLETGAVGLAIGWCVGLTGLGHIWSRRVYARPRKI